One Methanotorris formicicus Mc-S-70 DNA segment encodes these proteins:
- a CDS encoding 30S ribosomal protein S9, whose translation MKIVHTVGKRKTAIARATARPGKGRIRINKVPIELIEPKYKRMKLMEPIILAGEEVIKQMDIDVVVKGGGIMGQMDAARTAIGKVIVGFTGDPKIKEKFLAYDRTLLVSDARRTEPHKPSRSTKGPRAKRQKSYR comes from the coding sequence ATGAAAATTGTCCATACTGTTGGTAAAAGAAAAACTGCCATTGCGAGAGCGACTGCAAGGCCTGGAAAAGGTAGAATAAGGATAAATAAAGTTCCAATTGAATTAATTGAGCCAAAATACAAAAGAATGAAGTTAATGGAACCTATTATCTTAGCAGGGGAAGAAGTTATAAAACAAATGGATATTGATGTCGTTGTTAAAGGCGGAGGAATTATGGGGCAGATGGATGCTGCAAGAACCGCAATTGGTAAGGTAATTGTTGGATTCACAGGAGATCCAAAAATAAAAGAGAAATTCCTTGCTTACGATAGAACCCTCCTTGTTAGTGATGCAAGAAGAACAGAGCCTCACAAACCAAGTAGGTCAACAAAAGGTCCAAGAGCAAAAAGACAAAAATCTTACAGATAA